The Ranitomeya imitator isolate aRanImi1 chromosome 3, aRanImi1.pri, whole genome shotgun sequence genome has a window encoding:
- the LOC138669744 gene encoding uncharacterized protein isoform X1: MLCKCGCFILLIFFLLLCFSDLTSNAKTCGDCNTTNADCNAKQGYVMCSCKSGFIGNGLNCTRVVFCDTASCCSPGYTWDTTKKLCVDVDECQSSSLYTCLTQAECINKNGIYICNAVKNPVCPSAPCSSDQDCVRNGAVLSCVDPCTNYQEIDGSRRLYTLNSVGRFPTDRYLFGWYRYANGLRLREGYVGSLKCGSVEPYTLSSHPSVSDGVISVPLLTNGLTANSTGPSIMVKACPGGYYVYKFAGLMKFEVYCTDFAPTTTTTTTTTTSTTSTTTTTPATTTTTTPTTTTTTPTTTSTTTTTTPTTTPTPTTTPTPTPTTTTTTTTTPKTTTASTIISTTTPTTPQSTTTTATTTTHTTTTTTTITPTTTPTTPPPTTTTATTTTPTTTTATTTTPTTTPTTPPPTTTTATTTVSSTTPTTSTPTTTTTTPTPKVSIMDTATTPSATTTTIGTTTLTTHSSTPTTPCDNTTFSLPTLPTPYTPKEENITVTNVQSRSVLTVRILTQLINNQEAKILEINETTTVNIEVKTISPSKIYIKTTKSVSPTSILIFIGSDGPQTSRNTTDPVITTTESTAANTDAFNPDSYCSTPAQTSTSTETSTIAGNTCSKVTSASTTTTITTTEEEIVVGPNGFAKSCTFH; the protein is encoded by the exons ATGCTGTGCAAATGTGGATgctttattttattaatattttttcttttgctTTGTTTTTCAGACTTGACATCAA ATGCAAAAACATGCGGTGATTGTAACACAACCAATGCTGATTGCAATGCGAAACAAGGCTACGTAATGTGCTCTTGTAAAAGTGGTTTTATTGGAAATGGTCTAAACTGCACAAGAGTGGTGTTTTGCGACACTGCTTCATGTTGCTCTCCGGGATACACATGGGATACTACCAAAAAACTATGTGTGGATGTTGATGAATGCCAAAGTAGTTCATTATACACATGCCTTACCCAAGCTGAATGCATAAATAAGAATGGTATCTATATTTGCAATGCAGTCAAGAACCCAGTTTGTCCTTCAGCCCCCTGTAGTTCTGATCAGGATTGTGTAAGGAATGGCGCTGTCCTGAGTTGTGTTGATCCTTGTACGAATTACCAAGAGATTGATGGATCACGAAGACTTTACACCTTAAACTCTGTTGGAAGGTTCCCCACTGACAGATATTTATTCGGGTGGTACCGCTACGCAAATGGCCTACGTTTAAGAGAAGGATATGTTGGCTCTCTAAAGTGCGGTTCTGTTGAGCCCTACACTTTGAGCAGCCATCCATCTGTCAGTGATGGGGTGATATCAGTCCCCCTTCTGACGAACGGACTAACAGCAAATTCAACTGGACCATCTATAATGGTGAAAGCTTGCCCTGGAGGATATTATGTGTACAAGTTTGCCGGACTGATGAAATTTGAGGTCTATTGCACAG ATTttgctccaactactactacaaCAACTACGACCACCACCAGCACCACATCAACAACGACTACTACACCAGcaacaactactactactactccaaCAACAACCACTACAACACCAACTACTACATCAACAACAACCACTACAACACCAACTACTACACCAACACCAACTACAACACCAACTCCTACACCAACAACAACCACTACTACGACTACAACACCAAAAACAACCACTGCTTCCACAATTATATCTACTACAACACCAACAACACCACAATCTACAACAACCACTGCTACAACTACTACACATACAACAACCACTACTACCACTATTACACCCACTACAACACCAACAACACCCCCACCTACAACAACCACTGCCACCACTACTACACCTACAACAACCACTGCTACCACTACTACACCCACTACAACACCAACAACCCCCCCACCTACAACAACCACTGCTACCACTACTGTATCTTCTACAACTCCAACAACATCCACACCGACAACAACCACTACTACACCTACCCCAAAAGTAAGTATTATGGATACAGCCACAACACCATCTGCTACAACTACCACAATAGGAACTACAACTCTAACAACTCACTCAAGTACACCAACAACACCATGCGACAACACAACATTTTCCCTGCCTACGTTACCAACACCTTATACTCCTAAAGAAGAGAACATAACTGTCACCAATGTGCAAAGTAGGAGCGTATTGACTGTCCGTATTTTAACCCAACTAATAAACAACCAAGAGGCAAAAATCCTGGAAATAAATGAAACCACAACTGTTAATATTGAAGTTAAGACAATTAGTCCTAGTAAAATCTACATTAAGACAACAAAATCTGTTTCCCCTACCTCAATATTAATTTTTATTGGTAGTGATGGCCCCCAAACTTCTAGGAACACTACTGACCCTGTAATCACCACAACTGAAAGCACAGCTGCAAATACTGATGCCTTTAATCCTGATTCATACTGTAGTACGCCAGCACAGACCAGCACTAGTACAGAGACATCCACAATAGCTGGAAACACCTGCTCCAAGGTTACATCAGCCTCCACCACCACGACCATTACTACCACTGAGGAAGAGATTGTAGTAGGTCCTAACGGATTTGCCAAAAGCTGTACATTCCATTAA
- the LOC138669744 gene encoding uncharacterized protein isoform X2: MSTINFLLGAFTVAICFNACLSQNAKTCGDCNTTNADCNAKQGYVMCSCKSGFIGNGLNCTRVVFCDTASCCSPGYTWDTTKKLCVDVDECQSSSLYTCLTQAECINKNGIYICNAVKNPVCPSAPCSSDQDCVRNGAVLSCVDPCTNYQEIDGSRRLYTLNSVGRFPTDRYLFGWYRYANGLRLREGYVGSLKCGSVEPYTLSSHPSVSDGVISVPLLTNGLTANSTGPSIMVKACPGGYYVYKFAGLMKFEVYCTDFAPTTTTTTTTTTSTTSTTTTTPATTTTTTPTTTTTTPTTTSTTTTTTPTTTPTPTTTPTPTPTTTTTTTTTPKTTTASTIISTTTPTTPQSTTTTATTTTHTTTTTTTITPTTTPTTPPPTTTTATTTTPTTTTATTTTPTTTPTTPPPTTTTATTTVSSTTPTTSTPTTTTTTPTPKVSIMDTATTPSATTTTIGTTTLTTHSSTPTTPCDNTTFSLPTLPTPYTPKEENITVTNVQSRSVLTVRILTQLINNQEAKILEINETTTVNIEVKTISPSKIYIKTTKSVSPTSILIFIGSDGPQTSRNTTDPVITTTESTAANTDAFNPDSYCSTPAQTSTSTETSTIAGNTCSKVTSASTTTTITTTEEEIVVGPNGFAKSCTFH, encoded by the exons ATGCAAAAACATGCGGTGATTGTAACACAACCAATGCTGATTGCAATGCGAAACAAGGCTACGTAATGTGCTCTTGTAAAAGTGGTTTTATTGGAAATGGTCTAAACTGCACAAGAGTGGTGTTTTGCGACACTGCTTCATGTTGCTCTCCGGGATACACATGGGATACTACCAAAAAACTATGTGTGGATGTTGATGAATGCCAAAGTAGTTCATTATACACATGCCTTACCCAAGCTGAATGCATAAATAAGAATGGTATCTATATTTGCAATGCAGTCAAGAACCCAGTTTGTCCTTCAGCCCCCTGTAGTTCTGATCAGGATTGTGTAAGGAATGGCGCTGTCCTGAGTTGTGTTGATCCTTGTACGAATTACCAAGAGATTGATGGATCACGAAGACTTTACACCTTAAACTCTGTTGGAAGGTTCCCCACTGACAGATATTTATTCGGGTGGTACCGCTACGCAAATGGCCTACGTTTAAGAGAAGGATATGTTGGCTCTCTAAAGTGCGGTTCTGTTGAGCCCTACACTTTGAGCAGCCATCCATCTGTCAGTGATGGGGTGATATCAGTCCCCCTTCTGACGAACGGACTAACAGCAAATTCAACTGGACCATCTATAATGGTGAAAGCTTGCCCTGGAGGATATTATGTGTACAAGTTTGCCGGACTGATGAAATTTGAGGTCTATTGCACAG ATTttgctccaactactactacaaCAACTACGACCACCACCAGCACCACATCAACAACGACTACTACACCAGcaacaactactactactactccaaCAACAACCACTACAACACCAACTACTACATCAACAACAACCACTACAACACCAACTACTACACCAACACCAACTACAACACCAACTCCTACACCAACAACAACCACTACTACGACTACAACACCAAAAACAACCACTGCTTCCACAATTATATCTACTACAACACCAACAACACCACAATCTACAACAACCACTGCTACAACTACTACACATACAACAACCACTACTACCACTATTACACCCACTACAACACCAACAACACCCCCACCTACAACAACCACTGCCACCACTACTACACCTACAACAACCACTGCTACCACTACTACACCCACTACAACACCAACAACCCCCCCACCTACAACAACCACTGCTACCACTACTGTATCTTCTACAACTCCAACAACATCCACACCGACAACAACCACTACTACACCTACCCCAAAAGTAAGTATTATGGATACAGCCACAACACCATCTGCTACAACTACCACAATAGGAACTACAACTCTAACAACTCACTCAAGTACACCAACAACACCATGCGACAACACAACATTTTCCCTGCCTACGTTACCAACACCTTATACTCCTAAAGAAGAGAACATAACTGTCACCAATGTGCAAAGTAGGAGCGTATTGACTGTCCGTATTTTAACCCAACTAATAAACAACCAAGAGGCAAAAATCCTGGAAATAAATGAAACCACAACTGTTAATATTGAAGTTAAGACAATTAGTCCTAGTAAAATCTACATTAAGACAACAAAATCTGTTTCCCCTACCTCAATATTAATTTTTATTGGTAGTGATGGCCCCCAAACTTCTAGGAACACTACTGACCCTGTAATCACCACAACTGAAAGCACAGCTGCAAATACTGATGCCTTTAATCCTGATTCATACTGTAGTACGCCAGCACAGACCAGCACTAGTACAGAGACATCCACAATAGCTGGAAACACCTGCTCCAAGGTTACATCAGCCTCCACCACCACGACCATTACTACCACTGAGGAAGAGATTGTAGTAGGTCCTAACGGATTTGCCAAAAGCTGTACATTCCATTAA